The Primulina eburnea isolate SZY01 chromosome 12, ASM2296580v1, whole genome shotgun sequence genome includes the window GTTTCAGATTGAAATTTTATCATCAAATCATTCCAGTGAGCAAGATTAATGAACTGATATACATCTTGCCTTTTGTTTCGTGACATTGTGATCTTATTTCATGGTTTGGTACTTCtccagacacacacacacatatataaaatGTAAAGTATATGTTATGGAGTAAAGCATTATATCATTACTGGGaaatttgatatttattttcaGGGATGGGTTTGGCTCCAGATTGGATATTACTGATCACAGTCAAGTAAGCAATTATCTCAAACCTCGTTTACTTAAAGTAACGATTCTAGTAAAGATAAGAGCAAGACAAATGCCTCACAGGAGGGTCAACCTATCAACCGGGAAAGTAATATCCCTCAACTACCAATCGCTTGGTGCATTTGGATAGCAGCCCAGCTGATCAAACTACAAACCAAGAAGTTGCTGCCAGTCAACGAGAGAGTTGGCCAGAACAGGCTATTGAAGATGAGAGAGCAAACCAATCATCAGGGGCTGCTGCCTCTAATGACTGGATGCAGAACACTTCAGAGATCACAAATCAAAATCAGCAAGAAAATCCAGCATCTGCTTGGCCATCTGAATTATTGGTAACTGAAGATGGACGGCAAAATCGATTAGAAGAAGATGCTTGGCGTGCTGATGGTTCCAGAGAAGCTGTAGATAATTGGTCAAGAGGGCCTTCAGACCCTCCAAGAATGCGTACTTCAGTTCCTTTTAGAAGAATTACGAGGTTCAACCCATCTGATGATGATAACGTGTACAGCATGGAGCTCAGGGAGTTAATAAGCAGGTTATTGCCTCATTTTTTCTTGGATGCTCAATTTTCTGTTGAACTTATGAATCTTGTATTTTAGGAGGAGTGTCTCTAATCTTCTTCATAGTGGTTTCCGTGAGAGCCTGGATCTGTTAATTCAATCATATGTACAAAGGCAAGGCAGGGCTCACGTTGATTGGGACCTCCACCGAAATTTGCCTCATCCAGCATCACCCGTGAGGAATCAGCACCAACAGCGCGATGAGCTGAATGAGGATCGACATGATGCAACAAGAAGACCTTCACTAGTATTACCAACTCCTCCAGTCCCCCCTCCACGACCCCTTTGGCATTCAGCTTTGCGCCACACTCGCTGGGGTCACCACCGTATCCAGCGTTCTGAACTTGTGGGTTTACTCTTGATTGAAATGTTGCCTTGATTTGGCAGTGATTTTTGTTCTTGATAACATTACATGTTTAGTGTTACCACTTGATTTTTCTTGTGTTAAATTAGATTCGCTTCATCTTctcttcttgttttgttttacTTTTTATCTTTCTGTCGGAAGAAACTTGGGTGTTGACATATGAATAACAAGTTGCAAAGTTGAGATTTGTGGGCAGTCTATTGGGAACTAATTAAGTTAGCAATGTAATCTTGATAATATTGGAATTGTTTCATATCTAAATGGTAAGGACGGCCTGTTCTTTTTCCTGGTTATTGCATTTCAGAGAAAAAATTGGTGTTAAGCTGAGTCAATTTACTTTTGTTCAAGATCATTCATTAAGAACAATCTCCATGGTGCTTGCTTGGAAAAAATTGTCTTTCTTAACCATATTGGGTGGATAACTTCCCGTGTTGACATAGTTAAAATTGTGAGATGATCTAGATCCCTTCAAAAATCATAATGCTTTATTTACCATTATTAAAAACTTTCAGCTCACATATTTCACATACCGAGATGGCTAAGATCACGATAATACAATATCATTGTTGATCATTTTCTTGTTTGTATGAAGCAGGAGTTGGAGACGATCAATGATCTGAGAGCTGATGTAGCCAATATTCAGCAAGGCATGAATAATATGCAAAGGATGCTGGAGGCTTGCATGGACATGCAACTGGAGCTCCAACGTTCAGTTAGACAAGAAGTTTCAGCAGCTCTTAACCGAGCAACTAGTGAACAAGGTCTATGTGCATTCTCACTGCTACTATTCTTGATGTCCTGTGAGACtggaaaatattgtttttactgTTTTGTCTTACTTTGCTCAGTTAAATTGAGTCTTATTAATGCAGGGGTCGGTGAGCCATCACTGAATGGGTCAAATTGGGGTCTTGTCAAGAAGGGTACCTGCTGTGTGTGCTGTGACAATCATATTGATTCCTTATTGTACAGGTATTGTTGCCTAcaactaaaatttgtgtttatcGGAACTTAAAGGGTGCTTATTTGGTCAATTGTTAGTTTGAATTTGTCAAACAAGAGGAATTTGCGACCAATCAGAGATCCAAATGTTGGTCCTAACTCATTTGGAGATACTGACCATACCATTGATCCGATACATATATGATGTCTTCCATTTATTTTGCAATATATATACTGCTTTTTTTACAACATGAGACTTCACAATTAACTGTTATTTTCTGCACATAGATAATGACTTTATCGAACTGTTTATGCTATCCTTATGTGGCTAATGAAAGATTGCGCGAATTATATCACACATACGTTTCAGAGCTGGATACGTTTCTTGAATGTGTACAACATTCAAATATGGTAAAAAACGGAGTAAGATTATGCTCTAATTTTGATCAATTATTGTTGAATTTGGTTCTTTCATTGCTTGCTCCCGCATGAACAAACTTGTTACATTTACAGAGGAAGCAGCGATTATTTTTACTTGGCCAGTATACTCTTGCCTACATATTCATCTTCTCCCTGTTCTTCTCTTCCTCCCCTATCCAGATGTGGGCACATGTGCATATGCTCTAAATGTGCCAACGAGCTTGTTCGTGGAGGAGGAAAATGTCCATTGTGTCGAGCACCCATTGTTGAGGTGATTAGAGCTTATTCCATACTCTAAACATAGTATAATAATAGAGATTAAAAGTAAAGAGAGTGGGGAGGGGGATATCAGTCATAGTTGAGGAGGAGATGAAGTGTCGTGGAGCTGCGGTTTCAATCATTTTAGACGACTTTTAAAGCTCCCATTCCTCATCTTTCAAGTGTAATCTTCCATTCGTTCATATGTTAAATATGAATATTTTGATGTGTAATCGAAACAAATGTCGACTCCGATGAATACTTTAATTATGTATCTAATTATGCACATTCATCGTATCGTATGAGatccaaataaaaataatgaacCCCAAATAtaaaaagagtaggtctcttgtgagacggtctcatgaatctttatctgtgagatgtgttaatcctaccgatattcacaataaaaagtaatattttttcatggatgacctaaataagagatccgtctcacaaaaatgtccgtgagatcgtctcacacaagtttttgtctattaaaaataaatagaaataaTTGGATACTTTTATGACAATACCTATGAATAAGTTGAGTTCAACCAGTAGTGATAGCTTTGACTCATCTATGCAGTACATTGATCAAACACTGGTGTACGATTTGAAAATTATTGAGTTGAATTGCAATTATGTAGTAGCTTCAAACCAATGTACTTCTACAATGCTGATTTGTTCGTTAAAGATTTACCAACTTTTTTAAATACATTTTGTTTAATTTCAATGATTAATTTATCATAAAATTACACATACTATAATTTCTTCTAAATCATTAATTCATTTGGGTTTTTAATTTTAGCTCGAAATTGGCTCGAATCATTCGAATTTTAGAACATCGATAAATTTTAGTAGTTTGGTTTAGTGAACAATTGAACCGATCCATTGCTATACAACTTGTATCTTGCCTCATTACAATAGTTTTGTTCTTTATTCTTTTTTCACAAAATCCCTTTGCTCCgacttttcaaaaaatattttattttcactgATAATTCCACATGTCTTGTTTTTCTTTTGATTTCTTTCGTTTCTGCAAATAAGTTAAACATATCGGTCGGTTAGATGTTGGATTATATATAGACTTCCCACCATATAAAACCATACAATTTTTGACTTATTGTAACAACtatagaaaaaaaaagaagaaaaatccTAAATATATTGTCTCGGTTTGGATCAAGCAAAAGGAGCAAGTCGAGACTAGCTAGGGTGTCTATCTAGAGTGAGATAAAAGGTGGTTGTCATTTCAACTaactaaaattattaaattttacacGTACCTTTCTCAAaaagattaaaatttttaatatctTCGTcctatttaatatataaaattttgattttttgtaCATTTATCGTACATATTCACGTGAGAATCGACGAGATGACATTCACCTGTTAATTGTAATAAAACATAACAAAATTGCACATCAGATAGGCGAGTGTCATCTCATCGGTGCTTACATAAGTGTACATATAAAATATgattcatttataaaatatgaTTCATTTCTAaactgcatatatatatatatatatatgtaccttCTTGAACATATAGTTAGCTAGGTTGGTTGAAGGTCAAATCTCACAACCATTTTCCTAGTTTTCGTACATTTCCTTCAACTTTACCTTCGATTCATCGCCTCGATTTTCTTCAACTTTTGCAATAATTCTTAATGCGCAAATAATAAAGTAATTTTTTTCTCGTTGATTTTAATTTAAAACAACTTGGCTTAAAAACATGCACGCAAAATCAGTTTTACAGTTACTACATAagcaaatatatatttaaattatatttaataaattaaaaaaatttaaagaaatttaCTTATAACCAAATAataaacattaatttaaatgtttaagtCAGCTTTTAAGTTTGCTTCGTTGGGTCAAAATATAGGATACTCTGTTTGGCTTATGATTTAAGCTCTATGCAAGGAAAAAAAAGGTATTATTCTGATTCCTTGGTCATACATGACTAATCTTAATTACTTTAATCACAAGTTATCTACTTTTTCAATacaaaattattaataattattaataattttgtGATTAGGACACGTGACAATAATGAATCAAAATTAAGGTCTTCGGAAATAAATTTCCATCTAAATGTTACAAATATTACTCACAGGcacgaaaaataaataaataaacctaCTTTTAGGACATTTTTTTTGTTTCGTTTTATTTACTTTTAGAGATATTAAGGCACatgataaaatataaaatgggTAATATAATTATGGGACGACAgatatgaaataaaatcatatattgATTATACCATGTGTCAGTTAATTTTTGCAGCATGTTATTAACTATCTTTAATATTAACTCATTGTACAGTTACACAAAGCTGGCGGGAATTTTGTGTTTCTCTTTTTGCATTAAAAAAAacgtattttaaattaaatattctaAGTTCCTAATTATTTCCTTAtttagcatatatatatatatatatatatatatatatatatatatttgttatgtCATCCATCAACCGTATTCATCTATGTTTCCATCAATGAGGTGATACTCAACTACTAGATGTGATGAAGTATATCGAAATTGTATATCAGTTCAATAGGTGTATATCAGTTTATTTGTAGAcacggatatatatatatatatatacacacacacacttaaGATATAGTATGAAAGTATGAATATGCAATAGTATAAAAGCATGACTGGAATAGCAAAGATAATTTAATTTGTGgaattcaattaaataaacgTAATAATCACCAATTAAAAATCAAGATTATCTATCATAATGCCGTGTCAATCACTCAAGTAATGTCAAACTTTAAGTAGATCAACAACCCATAGAGATTTTCCCCATTTTTAACTTatataattcaataaaaatttatataaatacatataataagattaaaaaaaaattagaaggtGATAATatagtttaattatttttgtggAAATATTATATAAACTTGGATGGTTTTTAGAGGTAATTTGATGTCTTTATTTGCATTCTTACCAACAAATAAGTGAGGAATTCAAATGAAATATGAATTCGATATTGTATAATTTTAAGTAAGAAATCATACAAATGATGtccattcatatatatataattcagaCAACATTTCCATCTGAATTAAACGTGTAAATgtttagaaaaataaataaataaataaatacacaataatcaCGAATCAAACCCGTGGAAAACTTCACATCAAACAAAGTTTCCTCTTCGTGGACCCGCCATTGGCGATCACATAATTGACTTCGACGGTTCGGAAGAACGATTCGATCTCTTCTCCGGAAACGGTCTCGAAGAACTGCAACTCACGCAGTTTTCtcttgcatgaatccggcaccATCCGCCGTGGCTTtttgggcggcgggggacagcTGAGCATCGCCGGAATCATGTGGCGTGGAGATCTTGGCGTGTGGCATTCTTCTTCATCTACAACGCAGCTTTGAGCTGTGGTGCTTTCATCATTTGCAGCAGAAGAATTGTTGTCAGAAATCTGCGTGCGATTGATCTTGACGAGTGGAGGAAGGTGTAATTCAAGATCTGTGGACATGGTTAATTCTTTGGTGGGGTGAGAAACGGAGAAGATGATAGTAAAATGaggtgtatgtatatatatagggAGAAGGGTGGGTGAGGCTGGTGAATTTATACATAACGTGATAATTATTCTTTCCtttatctttatatatatatatatatatatatatatatatattatatatatatatatatattcaatttgGTAAATTAATTTGAGTGAGAATAATTTTTTCGGTTTggcatattttttatttttaccaaaTTTGCGGTCAGTTCACGATTTCAATAGtctaatttgtatttttttttcaattttaatcatttttcatcaAACTGCTGACGTGCAATATAGTCAATATTATTCGATATCACATCAATAATTCACGACATTATTTTATCATTCCGACGGAAATGACTAAAACGGGGAAAAAAAATTGGTCATTAAAACTATAAATTGACTTATAACaagacaaaaaataaaaattaaagtttATCTGTTAGAAAATGAAcaatgttgttttttttttgaaataagaaAATGAACAATGTTATTCTACCTAAAACTAATGAATTGGTAAATCATGATCGAGAAGCCTAACAATTAAATAATGACAAATTTTATTTCACTAaaattaattgaatttaattaagaaACCGACGAATAATTcacaaacacaaaaaaaaattaaaaaataaaacagtaTGGTACgtgttttataatttttattcgaTGGGCATCAAATAAAAATATCGTTTGAGTGTACGATTTAAAATtgtaacataaaaatataattttcatatcAACTATTCATAAACTAATCAGGAAAatgaaatatattataaaaaatatatgtctcttgtgaggtagtctcacgaatatttatctatgagacaagtcaatcttaccgatattcacatttaaaaagtaatattttttcatcgataactcaaataagatatccgtctcacaaaatacgactcataagatcgtctcacacaaattgtGAATaagtaattattattattattattggagGGGTGGGCAAGAGTGGCGTGCAATGGAAGGTAATCGAGAGAGAGTGAAGAAAAAGATGAGAAATCTTTATTAATTTTAACAACTTTTTGTAACATGATGATGACCAACTCCAACTGCATCTATTTCTGTGCTTTCTTCTTTTTGCATGCCCACCTTATTAATTTCACAAATTTCTGGCTTCGTGTTGCCTGCAAGCCTACCAttttctcttcttcttctttctttctttttttttttttaaaaaaaaaaacataataattAACTAGGTTACTTTGAAAACCAGCTAAAATAATTGCAATGATCATCATAAAGATTTCTTGCAATTTTTACATGGCCAACATTTATTATTCAGAAACTgccaattaaaaatataataagtttttttttagttaagataaaaatattgatttaaGTTGATCCTGTTGGCTAGCTATTAAATGACCATATatcttcaaaattatttatttccaaCTATGTATGATCCGTTTTATGTTTAAAATGAAAAACGACACTTTTAACATAAAttgtaatacattttcatgaatTGTGTTGGGTTGAAAATCTGTTTCACATAATTGATACTAGTAActctataatatttttttataattcatttgatttatgaatgatcatctggagcgtggagtttacaaatgacccaattatagGCAGAACGGGTGACCTAATTATAGgtagtccaacacataacggtggaatTTGGActttgataccatgttaagattggaattcGTAACTAACTCAACCTCAAAAGATAGCTCAAGGggagaggattgtccaagcccatatatacaactctcaggCTATTTATCTAATCGATGTGGTACAATTAACATAATAAAATAGAATAGATGTGAGACAGTTAGTTTGAcatgattattatttttaattttatatatatatatacacacacataaagATAGTTATCAATATTCTTGGTCATATTATTCTGATTATTCTCTATGTTTCTTAAAAGCAATTAAGTTAATATTGAGTGAATGCGTGAGTTGTCACATTTAATCCACACAGCTAAGATATTCATTATTAATAAGTACCCATTCTTTATGGCCCAAATAATGCTCCTTCTTTACCTGTGACAAATTAAGcatcaatttatttattattatatcatttatatgtataaaaaaattgGTTATTCGGATTCACAGAGGACAGTGGCTTTTGCAGACCGTTATGCGATTTATTCGCTTTTGGGGATTTGTTAAGTGAGGAAGTTTACAACTTACGGTTTTCCAAAAAGCCCAAAAGCGTTAAATTAAATATCGCACCCCACCACCACCGTCACACGCGCTTTATGCAGAGGCGAGGTTGTGTGAACcgatacatacatacatacatacgtactatatatatatatttcgttTTATTTGATGACATCATGTTTGGTTCATCTCATTTTATGTATCAAACTGTTTTTCGTCGAACGTAACAGTTTTTGTGCGTAGCTTGATGAATAAATCAGATACACAATAGTAAAATTTTTCTTCGGAGGAAAATCTAGCAAATGTTTGAAACAAATTTTGGACCATACTTAATTATATGTCACGCTTCATCCTCACATTTTGTGGTCACAAATGCAAAACATTCATAATgtcaaacacacacacacacacattggACCCAATCGTGGAAGACAACAAGAGTGGacataaaatatatttgaagaattttcgatttttgttttttaaaacataaaatatacttataataattatacaaGATTTGTAACAATTTTCTATGGTAATCTccatactatatatatatatatatatatatatatatatatatatatatatatatatatatatatatatatatatatgacgtAGAGTGTGGAACATGGCTAACAACCAAATCTCACCACTAATACATAAAAATAGTGTATAGTTTTTTGTTTTGGTTTACCAAATATCCAACCACCGCCCTTCTCCAAATGAATCTTTTCACGTGAACTCTCTCTTAATTAATCCATTTGCATTAAattacatttaattttttagCCATACTCAACCAAATcagatatataaaaataaagaacAATTATGTAAATTTAGCCGAAAATTTGATGAGAAATTGATATAGAAGCAACTTAGAATGCAAAATTACATTTTCTATAACAAAATGGATGGaaaataaaagattttgatgGCATGGAATCACGTGCAATGATTAATGTTTGTTTGGGGTGAAAGAAATGAACATATGAAAGACAACTAATAAGTTGCACATGATTTCACCTTTATTCCTTGGCAAGGTTTGCTTAATCGTATCAGACAATCCATTACCATATACAATTATTTCCCAGATCCTTTTCCGGCATCTCACTTATAaaaccctttttttttttattttcattattattgGACAAATTCGATTGGGTGCTATGAGTctatgataaattttatttttttaatttgatacCGGCCAGGCAAGCACATTGGTGCAAGTAATTAACCGGAGCAATGATTTAAAAAAACCTCAACGGTTTGGCTTGTAACCTGGGCCAGTTCTATGCTCAAAAGAACACCCATCGGGATGAGCTGGAAGTTCGATATTCAATTATAACAAGACTCCTGTTATAGCTATTAAAAAGTACTCATGGAAAAACACcaaattaagaaaaattgtgGTCACTTCTCAATTCCAACTGGAGAAAAATATAATCGATATTGAAGACAAATACATTCTATATTGTCAAAATAAGTTAGATCCGTCTATCATTATAAATAGGTAAGTTGAGTTAACAATTTCCCAACTCGTCGTATGACAGGCCGGACACCTAGTGTTGGGTTGAAGCAGGTTGCGGGATGACCATACCAACCAGCCCGAATACACACAAAATTGATTAGGTATGCTGGGGCGGACTGCCCAACCTAATGGCGGGTCACGTGACCTGTCTCGCCAGCCCGTTTTCACATCTCTACACCCTGTCAGTGCCCGCAAATGCAGAAAACGAACTCTTTGCATATATATCAACAAATGCAGAATAAAACATGGGGGGTAAGTAATTATGGGGGAAAAAAATTCGTTCAATGTGTCGGTCACAGTGGGGCAAACAAAAGCATTAAGCCGGAGAAACCTTAAAACCTATTCTGACACCTGAAACAAGACAGATCTTATTCCGTCCAAAACCTTAAAAATGCAGAAATAAAGGTCTTGATAAATGCCAGGACGTCATAATTTTCAGGTCGAACGGGTCTCTCAGATTCATCTTCCTGAGTTTCACTGCCCATGAATTCAAACTTCGTTAGATAAGGTTAACATGAATGAGAAATGGAT containing:
- the LOC140807905 gene encoding uncharacterized protein; amino-acid sequence: MSTDLELHLPPLVKINRTQISDNNSSAANDESTTAQSCVVDEEECHTPRSPRHMIPAMLSCPPPPKKPRRMVPDSCKRKLRELQFFETVSGEEIESFFRTVEVNYVIANGGSTKRKLCLM